GCTATgctatgtcatgtcatgtcatgttatGCTATGTCATGTTATGTCATGCCTGATGTTGTGCTCTCAAGCAGCGGGTTTGTTGTCGCGGCAATCGCGGACAGTTAGTGTTGCTCACGTGTCTTTCAGTAAACATCTTTCCGCTGACATCCTGCATTTTGTTCTTTGTACACGTGTcttgtgtgtcacgtgtcccAGTCCCACGTGACAAGAACTCAGAATCCATTTCTCAActtgagaaaacaaaagtctTAGTTTTGAGacgattatttttattgtgtcaTGTGTTGATATTGTTCacttgtaaagtgctttgagctcGACTTTGATGGCGAGGTACAGCCATGTAAACTCACCTTAATGTTTTAGTTATTACTGCAGCTCCTAGTCACAGTAGccagacaacaacagcagcaacaacaacaacaacaacagcaacaacaacaacaaagatttaTATCGGCTTCTGACAGGAAGAAGACAGCCTCAAAACACAAAGCTGAATGAGCCACCTACACacagtttataaatatatcaagACTTGGATATCtactggatatatatatacacaatatatatacaatatacatacaatatatacaatatacatacaatatatacatacaatataCATACAGTACGTAACCAACTCAGCCGAGACATTTGAAACACTGACATTTCCTGTCAACACGATGTCCGCGCCATTAACAATGTCAGAGGAAAAGGGAGACCACCaagaacatgatgatgatgatgatgatgatgatgatgatgatgatgatgatgatgatgatgatgatgtatttatgtgtaatgTAATATCCCAGTGAGAGTGCTCGCCCCTGGCGTGTGTGAGGCGGAGAACAGGGAAGCAACTCTGTGCACGCGATCCCAGAATGCAGCGGTGCACTCAAGGGAGGTCGCGTCACACCTCACTGCCGCCTGCACTACGTGACGTGGCCATGCAGGTCTGTGCACAGGGTCCGCGGCCTTGTGGGAACTGTAGTCAGCAGGCAGCCTCATCTTTATCTGCTGACCACAacactcatcactcatcactcatcatcCGGGAGCTGGGCTTACCGCCATCTTCATCATTCGCCGGGGAGTGCCCCTCCCGCCGTCACTGAACTTATTGACAGATGTGGTGATACATAACACTTGTAACACGATGTAAACAGCCGTCAACAACGTGGGTAACCTCGTCATATCTATCACAGGTCAAGGTCAAACCTGCTGACAGGTGAAGCTCATacctgtagagtgtagacagGTGTATTGTCTGTTGACAGGTGAAGCTTATACCTGTAGACAGGTGTATTGTCTGTAGACAGGTGAAGCTCATACCTGTAGACAGGTGTATTGTCTGTAGACAGGTGAAGCTCATacctgtagagtgtagacagGTGAAGCTCATACCTGTAGACAGGTGAAGAATGTTGTCACGTTGTCGACAGTGATGTTAGTCTGTGTTGACCTTTGATGGTTCGATTCTCAACGGTAACCCAGCAAGGTACGGCTTTGACAAGAGTTTCCCGCGCATGCGTCGGCCGAAATGGCAGAAGCCGCCGCCATACTTGCTGACAAAATTGTTGTTGACTTTGCCAGGAACGCTAAGTCTGCTGCGAGAGCCGCCAGTGACGTCCCCTTTGTCCGCGGTTACCTCCGTCTTTGCCTCCTTCAGGTCGATGAACTGAACGCATGTCACTTCCGCCTGTTTGCCGGAAGACGGGGTCACTTTCACCCGGGCGCGGGCGTGGTTGCGGTGACACCTGTCCGGGGTCACGTCTCTGGCGCCGTGGGGTCGTCTCTGTGTCACCTCTCTCCGGGGTCGTCTGTGAACGTAGCGGTACTGCTGACCCCTCAGGTCCATCTCCTCGTTGAAGAGCAGGGAGACCGTGGTCAGGGGAAGCGACTCCGGCTGCGGCGTGCTCACCATCTCGCTCGTGCACCTGATGTCGTCACTGCTGAGGTGACCCGACCGCTGCCTGTCACAGCTGGGATGACCAGATCTACCCGACCACTGTCGGTCACTAGTGGGGTGGATGGTTCCACCCGATCGCTGTCTGTCACCGCGTCGACTGCCGCGGGAGTGCAAAGAGGTCACAGGGATTCCCCGGAAGAAACACTCCACGCTGTCCTTTGGGAAACTCTTATCGAGGCACACTTCTTGTGCTTCCGGGTCATGAACTGTGACGACATTAAATGCTTTCACTTGCGGGTCGTCCACAATGTCCACCCCGCAAGCCGCGGAGGCTGGGACGTCGTCGGCGGAAGCTAGAGGCGGCAGAGAGTGTTGGCGGCGCAGTGCAGGCTCGGCAGACCTCGTGAAGTCTCGAGAATGTTGCGGACTCGTCTCCAGCGCCGTCCGCCGTCCGTTCCTGGGACTGAGCTGTCCACCCGAGTCGGTGCTGGACATGGGCGGCTTGATGAGCAGCGGGTAGCCGTGTCGGTAAGCAGAGGCAGGTGATCCCCCTTGATGATCCCCACCACTCCCCCTGTCGCGCGCGATGGCGTTGAGGAGGTTCCACGTCTTCAGACTTCCGTTGCCAGTGAACATGCGCGTAGCGGCACTTCTGCGAGTTCCTGGCGGCCATTCCTGCTCTGGGTCTTCTCGAGGAAGACGAGCCCACCTGgataaaaatagcaacaacGGCAAGAACCTCAGCCTCCACCTGagcaaaacaaatgacaaacaacatcaacaatgaGCTACAAGGACCTTTACTGGActttaacaacaaacaaacaaacactttcagcCGACTCCAACAAAGCAAACAAGTAATCacacaacataaacaacaaaatcacagcACACCCACATGAAGGACAACTAGAAAACTGACATAATGCAGGTCAGGTCATGAGGGTCGCTACACGAAACCTTATTTGATAACAAGAAGAACACAAAGACACATTGCAGCCCAcgtcaacaaacaacaacaaacacaacagctcacctcaacaacaaataacaataaaatacttcaccaagcaaaacaacaaaacactcaTCAGCTTATCAACAGTACAACAAAACCCACCCGAGCAAACCAAGTAAAGGACTAAAGCAGgctgtcaacacaaacacaaacacaaacacaaacacaaacacaactcacAGCCCGAGAAGCAACATGGCGGCGATGTCGACCCATGTAAGGAGGACATCTCGACCTcgcaacaaaacaacaaatcgCTCAGACGTCTAAACAAGGGCCAGAACTTCACactaaacaaaatgataaaaagtctCGACCGTCTGGTCACATGACGAAACAAAGCAGTCCTCGACTTTGGTTTGTCCACAACGACCACAACACGGAGACCGGTGTGAGTGGTGCTGGTGAGTATGAGTATGAGTTGAGTTGAGTTGAGCTGAGCTGAGTTGAGTTGAGTTGAGTTGAGTTGAGTTGAGTTGAGTTGAGTTGAGCTGAGTTGAGTTGAGTTGAGTTGAGTTGAGCTGAGCTGAGTTGAGTTGACTTTGTTATAATTATAGAGATAATAATCTCGCGTGACAACAATCAAGAGAAGAAACTTGTTTGACTATACAACCACCCGTAGAAGTATCAGGGTGCGAAGCATGTAACCTGACAGACTGGCTACAGATTGCATTACAACATCACAGACTCTACAACACGAGGGCAGGTCCtcattcagcgcatgcgcaatacGCACACCCGGGTGGCTACAGTGATGGCAAGGGTGGGACAGACTGCTAGCCACCCTCTTGCCATTAGCAGGACCCAGGACCCATTAGCGGTACGGGTGGACACCATCCGTGGTTGTTCTCAACTGTCGCCACAAGACATTTCACAACAGACAGAAGACACGTGACTATTAGATGCTTGCCACGTCACACGTGATTGAGCCTCGGTGAAAATATCACACGTGCTTGAAATGTCACCAGCCTACACACTAGTGACAGTGTCATGAGTGCTATACCCTAGTGACAGTGTCATTACCGCTACACACTAGTGACAGTGTCATTACCGCTACACATTAGTGACAGTGTCATTACCGCTACACACTAGTGACAGTGTCATTACCGCTATACCCTAGTGACAATGTCATTACTGCTAGTGACAGTGTCATGAGTGATATACCCTAGTGACAATGTCATTAGCCCTACACACTAGTGACAGTGTCATTACCGCTACACACTAGTGACAGTGTCATTACGGCTACACACTAGTGACAGTGTCATTACTGCTACACCCTAGTGACAGTGTCATTACCGCTACACACTAGTGACAGTGTCATTACCGCTAGAATGTCAGACCATTGTCTACATGTTGACAGACATTGTAAC
This window of the Pomacea canaliculata isolate SZHN2017 linkage group LG4, ASM307304v1, whole genome shotgun sequence genome carries:
- the LOC112563095 gene encoding uncharacterized protein LOC112563095 — encoded protein: MQARHTNTCLVVNARTALPSDGVPSADMAQGDSDMSEGEHDKDLAQYDSDVSDAELPRSDSDMSRDPESVTDEDDVFRSDSDVVIAERHHARTCVTASKMASKNVSDVPGGCSPCQKNTCPRQPPTPQTYPGCVKAVSKTSATLGVQTDFEEVVGHPVDDLALDRLNVNSLNGTGAVTNFLSPGHDLDPEVMTRLLSDAMMDPVVRDNHFYNQWARLPREDPEQEWPPGTRRSAATRMFTGNGSLKTWNLLNAIARDRGSGGDHQGGSPASAYRHGYPLLIKPPMSSTDSGGQLSPRNGRRTALETSPQHSRDFTRSAEPALRRQHSLPPLASADDVPASAACGVDIVDDPQVKAFNVVTVHDPEAQEVCLDKSFPKDSVECFFRGIPVTSLHSRGSRRGDRQRSGGTIHPTSDRQWSGRSGHPSCDRQRSGHLSSDDIRCTSEMVSTPQPESLPLTTVSLLFNEEMDLRGQQYRYVHRRPRREVTQRRPHGARDVTPDRCHRNHARARVKVTPSSGKQAEVTCVQFIDLKEAKTEVTADKGDVTGGSRSRLSVPGKVNNNFVSKYGGGFCHFGRRMRGKLLSKPYLAGLPLRIEPSKVNTD